In one Alnus glutinosa chromosome 12, dhAlnGlut1.1, whole genome shotgun sequence genomic region, the following are encoded:
- the LOC133851936 gene encoding phosphoinositide phosphatase SAC6-like, translating into MMERADSSQKLYTRMRLWEFPDQYVVEPTDGSCGSSLAISRKDGSMNLIDELPECNSVRVPKIQTIFGVVGMLKLLAGSYLIVIMEHECVGSYLGHPIFKVSSLKIFPCNHSLENSPEEQKKMETEFSGLLNVAERTSGLYFSYDTNLTLSAQRLHDLGDASKLLPLWRQAEPRFLWNNYMLEVLIDNKLDPYLLPVIQGSFHNFQAAIGKDIIDVTLIARRCSRRNGTRMWRRGADSDGYVANFVETEQIMQFNGISASFLQVRGSIPLLWEQIVDLTYKPKFGIVRPEEAPQVVERHFLDLRKKYGAVFAVDLVNKHGGEGRLSEKFALAMQHVVGDDVRYLHFDFHHICGHIHFERLSILYEQISDFLERNGYLLLNEKGEKMKEQLGVVRTNCIDCLDRSNVTQSMIGRKMLESQLRRLGVFGAEETISSHPNFDESFKILWANHGDDISIQYSGTPALKGDFVRYGQRTIQGILKDGWNSLARYYLNNFSDGTRQDAIDLLQGHYIVSVSRDMTPSSQKGGLETLASFPLALSLVLTGFLLATISLRQGPNDLRHLFFSVMWASMSIAIAAFMRANGRIFCNRPRLHKPR; encoded by the exons ATGATGGAGAGGGCAGATTCTAGTCAAAAGCTATATACACGAATGCGCCTATGGGAATTTCCAGATCAGTATGTTGTTGAGCCCACTGATGGCTCTTGTGGTTCCTCCTTGGCAATCAGCCGGAAGGACGGCTCCATGAATTTGATTG ATGAACTTCCAGAGTGCAACTCTGTTCGGGTTCCTAAAATTCAGACAATTTTTGGTGTAGTTGGGATGCTAAAGCTCTTGGCAG GGTCATATTTAATCGTAATAATGGAACATGAATGTGTTGGATCTTACTTGGGGCATCCAATCTTTAAAGTTTCATCACTGAAGATTTTTCCCTGTAATCATTCTCTTGAAAATTCCCCTGAAGAACAG AAAAAGATGGAGACCGAGTTTTCTGGGCTGCTAAATGTTGCAGAGAGGACTTCTGGTCTGTATTTCTCATATGACACCAATTTAACACTGAG CGCACAGCGATTACATGATCTGGGTGATGCGTCTAAATTGCTTCCTCTATGGAGACAA GCAGAACCTAGATTTCTCTGGAACAACTATATGTTGGAAGTTCTCATAGATAACAAG CTTGATCCCTACTTACTACCTGTTATCCAAGGG AGCTTTCATAACTTTCAAGCAGCCATCGGGAAAGATATTATTGATGTTACTCTGATTGCTAGGAGATGCTCAAGAAGAAATG GCACTCGGATGTGGAGAAGAGGAGCTGATTCTGATGGTTATGTTGCGAATTTTGTTGAAACTGAGCAAATTATGCAATTTAATGGGATTTCAGCATCTTTTCTTCAG GTTCGAGGGTCAATTCCATTGCTTTGGGAGCAAATTGTTGATTTGACATATAAGCCCAAGTTTGGAATTGTGAGACCTGAGGAAGCT CCTCAAGTAGTTGAGCGGCATTTTCtggatttaagaaaaaaatatggggCTGTCTTTGCTGTTGATCTTGTCAACAAG CATGGAGGTGAAGGACGCCTAAGTGAAAAATTTGCATTAGCAATGCAGCATGTTGTTGGTGATGATGTAAG ATATCTGCACTTCGATTTTCATCATATCTGCGGCCATATTCATTTTGAGCGCCTCTCAATCCTTTATGAGCAAATTTCAGATTTCCTTGAGAGAAACGG GTACCTTTTGTTGAACGAAAAGGGTGAGAAAATGAAGGAGCAGCTTGGAGTCGTGAGGACAAATTGTATTGATTGCTTAGACCGTTCAAATGTTACACAG AGCATGATAGGCCGGAAAATGTTGGAATCCCAACTTAGAAGACTTGGTGTTTTCGGTGCCGAAGAAACTATTAGTTCACATCCAAATTTTGATGAAAGCTTTAAAATCT TATGGGCTAATCATGGGGATGACATAAGCATTCAATATTCTGGCACTCCTGCTTTGAAAGGAGATTTTGTTAG ATATGGCCAGCGGACAATCCAAGGGATCCTTAAAGATGGATGGAATTCCCTTGCACGCTATTATTTGAATAACTTTTCTGATGGAACTAGGCAG GATGCAATTGATCTCCTGCAAGGACATTACATTGTTTCTGTCAGCCGGGATATGACTCCCTCATCTCAAAAAGGAGGCCTTGAGACTCTAGCT TCCTTTCCGCTGGCTTTATCATTGGTTTTAACTGGGTTCCTTTTAGCAACCATTTCACTGAGGCAAG GTCCAAATGATCTTCGGCACCTTTTCTTCTCAGTAATGTGGGCAAGCATGAGTATAGCTATAGCAGCTTTTATGAGAGCCAATGGACGGATTTTCTGTAACCGGCCTCGTCTGCACAAGCCTCGTTGA
- the LOC133883027 gene encoding uncharacterized protein LOC133883027, whose amino-acid sequence MEEYPEELRTPPVSLIAVVGCPELHGILSRHLHSEQPPINTLALPDFSKTSLLFSTTKEGKDNDDHETVVGGILKRDWLLKHRTRSPSVLAALFSYDQLSGDPAQWLQVCSLLDQLKALLRPRNVKFLLLVVVPHHSSNPLNDDIGEDRMLALRKRAELDSKYILLFRPDEPSELKQSLHRLGSAFAELANAYYRDEGRRIKLRLEKKTFNSSSIELHVRYCFKVAVYAEFRRDWVEALRFYEDAYQTLREMIGTSKRLPALQRLVEIKTVAEQLHFKISTLLLHGGKVGEAVMWFRRHNASYRRLVGAPEATFLHWEWMSRQFLVFAELLDKSSAAISSLVSATKDTPLTEWESRPAYYYQLAAHYLKEKRFSLELTLSMSENANEMGNSAESVVPSAFVGQFARLLEQGDAFSMLPITDEEYIRFAVAEGKRFQDSFEIIALLKKSYESYGNLKVQRMGSFCGFQMAKEYYAADDCTNAKQLFDDIASLYRREGWVTLLWEVLGYLRECARKHGTVKEFVEYSLEMAALPVSSGIDTQSLRFKECGPAGPASLAQREVIHKEVFGLVSGESELASVESSNNLQITGDNPLHLEIDLVSPLRLVLLAAVAFHEQIIKHSASTLITISLLSQLPVSVEIDQLELQFNQSDCNFIIMNAQRPSAATSDDKQGLRVETSPSLVLATNKWLRFTYDIKSDQSGKLECISVIAKIGTHFTICCRAESPASMEDLPLWKFEDRVETSPTKDPALAFTGQKAAQVEEPDPQVDLNLGATGPALVGESFLVPVTVISMGHAVYSGELKINLVDVRGGGLFSPREAEPYSLDSHHVELVGISGPEGEDESQLGTDEIKKIQKSFGLVSVPFLKCGESWSCKLEIKWHRPKPVMLFVSLGYSPQSNESTAQKVNVHKSLQIEGKTAILISHQFMLPFRRDPLLLSRIKPVSDSDQPASLPLNEISILRVSAKNSAEVPLRLLSMSLQLDNDSIGRSYFTPHEGEDLLDPALLVPGEEFKKVFSVISEVNSSKLRLGTVCVRWRRDSGTEEQSSSTVTSVLTEQILPDVNVELPPLVVSLDCTPYAILGDPFTYSIKIQNHTQLLQEVKFSLADAQSFVLFGSHSDTVFVLPKSEHILSYKLVPLASGVQQLPRFSVTSVRYSAGFQPSIAASTIFVFPSKPHFKVANGRDRRTESLVAE is encoded by the exons ATGGAGGAATACCCGGAAGAACTGAGGACACCACCGGTGAGTCTGATAGCAGTGGTGGGATGTCCGGAGCTTCACGGTATCCTGTCGAGGCATCTCCACTCGGAGCAGCCACCAATCAACACCCTCGCTCTCCCCGACTTCTCCAAGACCTCTCTTCTTTTCTCCACCACCAAAGAGGGCAAAGACAACGACGATCACGAGACTGTCGTCGGTGGCATCTTGAAGAGGGATTGGCTGCTCAAGCACCGCACTAGGTCTCCCTCCGTACTCGCTGCTCTCTTCTCCTACGATCAGCTCTCCGGTGATCCCGCCCAGTGGCTCCAGGTCTGCTCCCTCCTCGATCAACTCAAAGCCCTGCTTCGTCCCAGGAACGTCAAATTCCTTCTTCTTGTGGTGGTACCACACCACTCCAGTAACCCCCTCAATG ACGATATCGGCGAAGATCGAATGCTTGCACTCCGCAAGCGTGCCGAATTGGATTCCAAATACATTCTCCTGTTTAGGCCGGACGAACCCTCCGAGCTCAAACAGTCTCTACACAGGCTGGGATCCGCATTCGCTGAATTGGCCAATGCATATTATAGAGACGAGGGGAGAAGGATCAAATTGCGTCTTGAAAAGAAGACCTTCAATTCTTCTAGCATTGAGTTGCACGTTCGCTATTGTTTCAAA GTTGCTGTATATGCAGAGTTCCGAAGAGATTGGGTCGAAGCTTTGAGGTTTTATGAAGATGCCTATCAGACACTGCGAGAG ATGATTGGGACATCAAAAAGGTTGCCAGCACTCCAACGCTTAGTTGAGATAAAAACTGTTGCAGAGCAATTGCACTTCAAGATATCGACTTTGCTTTTGCATGGTGGGAAGGTTGGGGAAGCAGTTATGTGGTTCCGCCGGCACAATGCTTCATATAGAAGGCTGGTTGGAGCGCCAGAGGCTACATTTCTTCACTGGGAGTGGATGAGTAGGCAGTTTTTGGTATTCGCCGAATTGCTGGATAAAAGTTCAGCAGCCATTTCATCTCTAGTTTCAGCTACAAAAGACACGCCTTTGACCGAGTGGGAATCTCGCCCAGCCTATTACTATCAG TTAGCTGCTCACTACTTAAAGGAGAAGAGATTCTCTTTGGAACTTACACTGTCAATGTCAGAAAATGCTAATGAAATGGGTAATAGTGCTGAATCTGTGGTACCTTCAGCTTTTGTGGGTCAGTTTGCTCGATTACTTGAGCAAGGGGATGCATTTTCTATGCTGCC TATCACAGATGAAGAGTATATTCGCTTTGCTGTTGCGGAAGGAAAAAGGTTTCAAGATTCCTTTGAAATAATTGCTTTGCTAAAAAAATCATACGAATCATATGGTAATCTCAAAGTCCAGAGGATGGGCTCTTTTTGTGGATTCCAGATGGCCAAGGAATATTATGCTGCTGATGACTGTACTAATGCAAAACAGCTTTTTGATGATATTGCAAGTCTGTACAGACGAGAGGGGTGGGTCACTTTGCTTTGGGAGGTCTTGGGTTACCTGCGGGAGTGTGCAAGAAAACATGGTACAGTGAAAGAATTTGTAGAGTACTCACTTGAAATGGCTGCGCTGCCAGTGTCATCTGGTATTGATACCCAGTCTTTAAGATTTAAAGAATGTGGTCCAGCTGGTCCTGCAAGTCTGGCACAGAGAGAAGTAATACACAAGGAGGTTTTTGGGCTTGTCAGTGGAGAATCAGAGCTGGCATCAGTTGAGAGCAGTAATAATCTTCAAATAACTGGAGATAATCCACTTCACCTTGAGATTGATCTAGTCAGTCCACTTAGATTGGTACTTCTTGCTGCAGTTGCTTTTCATGAACAGATAATCAAGCACAGTGCATCCACCTTGATTACAATATCACTTCTATCACAGTTACCTGTTAGTGTTGAAATTGATCAATTAGAATTGCAATTCAATCAATCTGATTGTAACTTTATCATCATGAATGCTCAAAGACCTTCAGCTGCTACATCTGATGATAAACAAGGTCTCCGAGTGGAGACTTCTCCTTCTCTGGTACTTGCTACAAACAAATGGCTACGTTTCACTTACGACATCAAATCTG ATCAAAGTGGAAAGCTTGAATGCATATCTGTTATTGCAAAAATTGGAACCCACTTCACAATCTGTTGCAGAGCTGAAAGTCCAGCTTCAATGGAGGATTTACCTCTTTGGAAGTTTGAAGACCGTGTAGAGACCTCTCCAACCAAGGATCCTGCTCTGGCTTTCACTGGTCAGAAGGCTGCTCAGGTCGAAGAACCAGATCCACAAGTGGATCTTAATTTAGGTGCTACTGGCCCTGCACTTGTTGGAGAGAGTTTCCTGGTACCTGTTACTGTGATCTCCATGGGCCATGCAGTCTACTCTGGCGAGTTAAAGATTAATCTGGTAGATGTAAGAGGAGGTGGCTTATTTAGTCCGAGGGAAGCAGAACCATACTCTTTGGACAGTCATCATGTTGAGCTTGTTGGCATTTCTGGACCAGAAGGGGAGGATGAAAGTCAGTTGGGTAcagatgaaataaaaaaaattcagaaatctTTTGGGTTGGTTTCTGTTCCATTTCTGAAATGTGGAGAATCGTGGTCTTGCAAACTAGAAATCAAGTGGCATCGACCCAAACCGGTAATGCTTTTCGTATCATTGGGTTATTCTCCACAGAGCAACGAATCAACTGCGCAAAAGGTTAACGTTCACAAGAGCTTACAGATTGAAGGAAAAACTGCTATTTTAATTAGCCATCAGTTTATGCTGCCATTTCGGCGGGACCCATTGTTGCTCTCAAGGATCAAGCCAGTCTCTGATTCTGATCAGCCAGCATCACTGCCTCTTAATGAAATAAGCATACTCAGAGTTAGTGCTAAGAACTCTGCTGAGGTGCCATTGCGATTACTATCCATGTCTCTCCAATTAGACAATGACAGCATTGGAAGGTCATATTTCACGCCGCATGAAGGTGAAGACCTTCTAGATCCTGCTCTTCTTGTGCCAGGGGAAGAATTCAAAAAGGTTTTTAGTGTCATTTCTGAGGTTAATTCTTCAAAGCTCAGGTTAGGGACTGTGTGTGTAAGATGGAGGAGGGATTCCGGGACTGAAGAGCAATCTAGTTCTACAGTAACTTCTGTTTTGACTGAACAAATTCTTCCTGATGTAAATGTGGAGTTACCACCTTTGGTTGTGAGTTTGGACTGTACCCCTTATGCCATCCTTGGTGATCCCTTCACATACTCCATAAAAATTCAGAACCACACACAATTGCTTCAAGAAGTGAAATTCTCATTGGCAGATGCACAAAGTTTTGTGTTATTTGGGTCTCACAGTGACACGgtttttgtcctcccaaaatctGAGCATATTCTCAGTTACAAGCTTGTACCACTTGCCTCAGGTGTCCAACAATTGCCCAGATTTTCTGTGACCTCAGTAAGATACTCGGCTGGGTTTCAACCCTCCATTGCTGCATCTACTATATTCGTGTTTCCATCCAAGCCTCATTTCAAGGTGGCTAATGGGAGAGACAGGAGGACGGAATCCCTTGTGGCTGAGTGA
- the LOC133883028 gene encoding dirigent protein 19-like, whose amino-acid sequence MNNEFVHVICLPLSILSDTTMAALSLQNQVLAVLLFAFLSFEATTSTSHHHHHKHGLKSLHFSLFQHETINKTGYIIVNGVAGPAVGQTTTPFGTLFAFEDPMTVAANRSSKLVGIAEGTSITSSLDGLRSISIAKITLRLKNYKGSVSIVGGTHNIKPSDHPVVGGTGDFLFVQGYVTSSPVDLEGITVVYKIEFHLYWPPYAAQVSPS is encoded by the coding sequence ATGAACAACGAATTTGTACATGTGATCTGTTTGCCCCTCTCCATTCTATCAGATACTACCATGGCTGCTCTCTCTTTGCAAAACCAAGTCCTTGCTGTTCTACTATTTGCTTTCCTTTCATTTGAGGccaccacctccacctcccaccaccaccaccacaagCATGGGCTGAAATCCCTCcacttttctctctttcaacATGAAACAATAAACAAGACTGGCTACATCATAGTGAATGGAGTCGCAGGACCAGCCGTGGGTCAAACCACAACCCCGTTCGGCACCTTATTTGCTTTCGAGGACCCGATGACTGTCGCGGCCAACCGATCTTCAAAGCTTGTTGGGATTGCAGAGGGAACTTCCATCACTTCTTCTTTGGATGGCCTCAGGAGCATTTCTATTGCTAAGATCACTTTGCGTTTGAAAAACTACAAGGGTTCGGTTTCAATCGTTGGAGGCACACATAACATCAAGCCTTCTGATCACCCTGTTGTGGGAGGCACCGGTGACTTCCTGTTTGTGCAAGGCTATGTGACATCCTCTCCGGTCGATCTCGAGGGCATTACCGTCGTCTACAAGATAGAGTTTCACCTCTACTGGCCTCCATATGCCGCTCAAGTTTCTCCTTCCTAG